In Candidatus Aquicultor sp., the genomic stretch GCTCGTCGGACTTAACGAGCTCTGGGGCCTTAAACTCGAGCTTGCCGAGCTGCAACATTTAGGGATACAGCTGGGCGCCGATATCCCGTTTTGTTTGGCCGGCGGCACAATGCTTGCCGAGGGCAAAGGAGAAGTGCTTAGCAAACTTCAGTCTATGCCCAATGTGCCGATTGTCATTGTGACGCCGCCGATACACGTATCGACCGCCGATATATACCGTGCCGTCGATACGCAAGCGCCGGAGCCGCTGCGGACAAAAAACGACATTGTAATCGCGCTTGAAAGCGGCGATATAGATAAAATTGCGGAATCCTCCCGCAATCTTCTTGAAACGGTTGCTGTAAAGCGATATCCTGCTATTTCAAGGATAAAACAATTATTGGTTGACGCAGGAGCCAAAGGCGCATTGATGTCGGGCAGCGGGCCGAGTATCATCGCATTGTGTGCTGATAACACGGCAGCGCGCCGGGTTGCGGTTGCAGCTAAAAAGTTTGATCCGGCAGCGTTTGTCGAGATTGTAGAGCCGGTAACGCGTGGTGTATGCATTGAGCACAGCGCATGATATAAACTCGGTTCCAAACACCGGTATTGCGGCTAGGAGAATTACATGGTTGATGCAGTAGTTTTAGCAGGCGGTAACGCGAAAGAATTAGCGCCTGTTCCGGCAAAAGGGCTGGTGCCGATCAACGGCAGGCCTATGGTAAACTATGTTATCGATGCGCTGCGTCGTTGCAGTGATATCGGCCGCATCTGCGTCGTGGTTCCGGTCGAATACTCGCTCAACGGAGCGGGAGAAGGCGTCGATCTCATGGTAGAAAGTGGGAGTCTTCCCGATGTTACACGAGCGGGCATCGATCATCTCGGCGCCACCGATAAGGTTCTTATTCTATCATCCGATATTCCGCTTATCACACCTGAAGCTATCACGGATTTTCTTGCCAGGTGCAGCGAGCGCAAGGCGTCGCTTTATTATCCGATCGTTAAATACGGTGAATCCGAGAAGCGTTTCCCCGATGTAAAGCGTACCTATGCACGGGTACGGGAAGGGCGTTTTACCGGCGGTAATATCGTTCTGGTCGACCCCAGTTTTATCACCAATAATATGAGCCTCATAGATCGCATTTATGAACTTCGCAAGCAACCGGTAAAGATCGCCGGTGTTTTAGGATATGGGTTTTTACTGCGGTTTATTCTAGGGCGGCTTAGCATACAACAAATTGAGGAAAGAATTGGGCAAATAACCAGTACGACATGTGCAGGGATTATTACACCCTATGTTGAAATAGGCGTCGATGTAGATAAAGAATCGGATCTTGCACTGGCAACGAAAGCGCTAGGCGGGAGCGTAAATGGGTAGAGTTACTGTATATTCTGAAGGCGCTCCTCAGCCCGTAGGGCCGTATTCTCAAGGTATTAAGGCCGGAGGTCTTGTTTTTGTCTCAGGCCAGATTCCGCTCGATCTCGAAACGGGCGAGCTCATAAATGGGGATATGAAAGAGCAGATTACAAGAACGCTGCAGAGCGTGGAGTCTGTACTAAAAGCAGGCGATAGTTCACTTGACATGGCGGTCAAAATAACCGTTTATTTAATTAATATAGACGATTTCTCAGCGGTCAATGAAGTATTCAGCGATTATTTTTCTGAGCAACCGCCAGCAAGGGAAGTAGTAAAAGTTTCTGCCTTGCCAAAAGGAGCACAGGTAGAAATCTCGGCCATAGGGTTGGCACGATAGTAGCAAAGGAGCACAAAGTGGAAATTACCAAGGTGAGCATACGAAAAGTAGAGATGAACAAAGTTAAAGCCATTGCGAGTATCACCATTGATGATGAATTTGTCGTTCATGATCTTCGCGTGGTTGAGGGCGAGAAAGGTCTTTTCGTAGCTATGCCGAGCCGCAAATTACCGAACGGAGACTTCCGTGATATCGCTCATCCAATTAACAGCGAGACCAGGGAAAGAATCCAAGCTGCGGTTATCGCTGAGTACAAAGAGCAGTTAGGTACTGCGTAAATAGTCGTTGTAGTCTTTGCAGCACGACATGGTCGGCATCCTTGAAAGGAATCATATGAAACGTGCGCTTAGGGTTGTCCTTGTAGTGCTGGCAGCTTTTCTACTGTCGTCAGGCACCGCTTGGGCTTCTTCAGAGATATCGATAAAAGTTAACGGGGTTGGCCTCTCCACAGAGATACCGCCTCTTATTGTATCGAATCGAACGATGGTACCGATGCGCAGCATTAGCGAAGCGCTTGGTGCCGATGTCGTCTGGGACCAGAAGAACCAGACAGTTATCCTCGAAAAATCAGACACCATCATCAGGCTTCCGATCGGAAGCAGCGTAGCCACCAAGAATGATCATCCGGTACGCCTCGATGTCCCCGCTATGGTTATCGAAGGACGCACCCTCGTTCCCGCACGTTTTATATCCGAGGCATTTGGCGCTGACGTGACGTGGGATAATCCAACGCGAGCCGTTCTGATTGCCGCGCAGGAAACCAGAGCTGGCAAGAGTGCTCTGGATATCTTCAATACGGCTACGGCCAGCAATGACGCCCTGTCTTCATATAAGTTTAACGGATCGATAAAAATGGCCATGTTCGCTGCTCCCAGTGCGGTTGCAACGATTAATATTGAGACTGCGGTTTATGGCGCATTTAAAACACCGCAAGAAGTATATTCCAAGACGTCGATAGTATCATCGAACTTCGACATTGACCTCGGCGACAGCGAGACCTTCACGAACGGCACCAATTATTACGAGAAGGTGGGCGACCGGTGGGAAAAACTCGAATCGTCCGGGCCGAACCAGCTTCTTGACGGCGGTGCATTCGATAACCCCACGACCATTCTTTCGATGCCGGGGAGCATAAAAAAGGTCGCGGCGTTTGGCAACGATGCGCTCGTCGCGGGTAAGCCACATTACACGATCTACCTTAAGCTCGACCCGGATGATTACAAAGCCGAACTTCGCAATACCATTTCTAAACTGGGGCCGGACGATCTCTCCGCCGATGAAAAGGCGCTGGCAGAGCGCAATTATGACGAGCTACTCAAAGGCCTTCGCTTCGATGCGGTATATAAGGTTTTTATCGATAAAGCAACGTTGGTCGCCGACTACGTCGAGATGCGAAGCATTACCAAGATGAGCGTTGAAGGGCAAGGCTTGACCACCACGAGTTCGAGCGGCTCCTTTACGATCTTTGCCATCAATCAACCGGTAGAGATGCCCGTCGTGAAGTAAAAGCCGGCAAATCGTAGCTCCGGGGAAACACCGCGAGTAACTTCGGCAACGGCAGAGCGGATATCGTTACCGCACGTTATGCAGCCCGCCGGTACTCGACGACGTTTTGCGGCCGTTCCTCCAAGAACGCAATGATATTCGACATGGTCGTATCCAGAATCCTCTGCACTGCTTCTGCGCTGTTAAATGCGTTATGCGGTGTAATAATAACGTCGTCGCGAAACAGCAGCAAATGGGTTTCAAGGGCGATCCGCAGGCGCTCACGCGTATACTCGTGCGACAAAAGTTGGCGCTCCTCTTTTATTAACCCTTCTTCCTCAAGAACATCGAGACCTACACCTTGCAATATGCCCTCATTGAGCGCTTCAACTATTCCGGCTGTTTCAACCAGACCCCCGCGCGACGTATTGACCAGTATCGCACCCCGCTTGATCATATGGATATTTCGTTTGTTAATCATGTGATGGGTGTGGGGATTGTAGGGTGCGTGAAGCGTGATGACGTCGGATACCTTCAGCAGTTCTTCAAGCGGCACGTAACGGAAGTGCAGGTTGCGCGCCAGCAGCTCGTCGGGGCGCACGTCAAAGACCACAATATTCATATTAAACCCGTGCGCTATACGGATAACATGTTGGCCGATATGGCCGCCGCCGACTACTCCCAGGGTTTTTCCTTTTAAATCGAAACCCCTCAGCCCTTCGAGGTCGAAATTGCCGCGGCGCGTGCGCTCGACCGACGGAAGAATCTTCCGTGAGAGTGCCAGTATGAGCGCCATTGTATGCTCGGCGACCGTATTCTCGCCGTACGAAGGTACGTTAGCCACGACGATGTTGCGCTCCCGACACGTATCAAGATCGATATGGTCAAAACCGGTCGACCTGGTTGCAATAAGCCGCAGTTCAGGAAGGTGTTCTATAACCGTCCCGTCGATATTTGAATAGATGAACGGTGATATTATTTCAAAACCTTCGGCAAGCCGGACATTGTCGATGGTAAGCGGCTCGGTAAAAAAGGCGAGCTGCATCTGCTTATCCATACGGTCGCGAATATAGAGTTCCTCGAAAGGCTCAACTTCGAAGAATGCTGCTTTTGCAGGCATAGTTACCATCTCCATGTGCGTAATTGAGTCACACTTATACGTATTCTTTCCAAATCGTCATGTTTTTAAGTCACGTGCAAGCGCTCTGACGTGGAATAAGGGCTCTATAGGCGAGCTTTATTGTAGCAATTATTTCAAATGGCACACCAAAATGGTATAATATGTGGTGTTCTCACAATATAACCACTGACCAGAGCATATCTTTACAGGAGTTTTTACCAGATGGGTCTTGCTGTCATTGTATTAGCGGCGGGCGAGGGTACCCGCATGAAATCATCCCGTCCCAAGGTGCTTCACGCAATCTGTGGGGAACCTATGATCCACTTCGTTCTCAAATCAGCAGCCGAGCTTTCGCCTGAGCGCACTATCGTCATTGTCGGGCACATGGCGGATACGGTACGGGCCGAGCTAACCGGGGTTGAGTTTGCGCTGCAAGAAGAGCAGCTTGGAACCGGGCACGCGGTAACGCAGGTAGAGCAGATGCTCGAAGGTTTCGCTGGTGCGGTGCTGGTTTTATCCGGCGATACCCCGCTTGTAACGGCAACAACACTGCAAAACCTATTTGCGGTGCATGAAAAACAAGGCGCAGCCGCAAGTATCCTTACCGCCAAAATCGATAATCCAACCGGCTATGGGAGGATCATCCGGGCAGGTGACGGCACGGTATCGGCTATTGTCGAAGAAAAAGACGCAAGCAATGCCGAGCGCGCGATTTGCGAGGTTAACTCCGGCACCTACTGTTTCAATAAGACTAAGCTCTTTGACGCGCTCAAGCGTATCGATTCCAATAATGCACAGGGAGAGCTTTATTTGACCGATGTAATTAAGGTTTTTAGTAACGCAGGAGAGACGATTATGGCAAGTATCGCTCCCGACGAGAACGAGATTATGGGTGTAAACACCCGCGTACAGCTTGCTGAGGCCGATGCGGTCATGCGTGGGCGCATTAACGAGCAACATATGCTGGCCGGGGTCACCATCGTCGATCCAACGACGACATACATCTCAGATGAAGCCGTAATCGGCAAAGACACGATAATCTACCCGATGACGTTTATCAGCGGTGTGACCACGATCGGTGAAGCTTGTATTATCGGCCCGATGAGCCGCATTGAAGACTGTACGATCGGCAACCGGGTAGTTGCTGAAAACGCGATCGTACGCCGGAGCACCGTCGAAGACGATGCCGCGCTTGGGCCGTTTTGCCATGTGCGACCGGCCACCCTGGTGAAAAAAGGTGCTAAGGTAGGCGGCTTTGTCGAGGTTAAAAAGAGTGAGATCGGTGAAAACAGCAAGGTCCCGCATTTAAGCTACATCGGTGATGCGCATATTGGCACATCAGTTAATATAGGCGCCGGCACTATTACATGCAATTACGATGGCGCAAATAAATATCAGACGATTATTGAAGACGAGGCATTTATCGGCAGCGACACTATGTTGGTGGCGCCGATTAAAATTGGTAAAGGAGCCTTTACGGGAGCCGGATCTGTAATAACAAAAGACGTGCCGGAGGATAGCTTATCTGTAGAGCGTTCCGAGCAGTATATTATCAATCACTGGGCACGTAAGAGGCGTAAAAAGAACGATGTTCAATTTGATTAAGGTATGGGGAGAACATGTCAAGCGAACAAAGTAAACGGTTAATGGTATTTAGCGGGCGATCCAACCCGGATTTAGGGGCAGAGATCGCTTCGCACTTGGGAGTTCAGCCCGGCAAAGTCGATATCTCAACGTTTAGCAACGGCGAGATCTATTGCCGTTACCTCGAGAGCGTCCGTGGCGCTGAGGCGTTTATCGTCCAGACGCTTGCCGAGCCGATTAACGATAGCCTTGTTGAGCTTCTTATTATGGTGGATGCCTTAAAGCGGGCATCGGCTTACAAGGTTTATGCGGTTATTCCGCACTATGGGTACGCTCGTCAAGACCGCAAATCAGCGGCACGCGAGCCTATTACCGCAAAACTGATAGCCGACCTTTTGATGACGGCAGGAATCAACCGCTTGGTTACTGTAGATCTACATGCGGGGCAGATTCAGGGCTTCTTTAATGTTCCGGTTGACCACCTGATGGGCCTCCCGTTGCTCGTCAAATATTTCGAAGATAAGAAATTAGAAAATGTCACCATTGTTTCGCCTGATGTCGGACGGGTAAAGACAGCAAAAAGATTTGCTGATAAACTCGGGGCCGAGCTTGCGATTATGCATAAAACACGCCCGCAGCATAATGTGGCCGAGATTACCCACATTATCGGCGAGGTCAACGGGCGCACCTGCATAATGATCGACGATATGGTCGACACTGCCGGAACGCTGGCAAGCGGCGCACAAGCGCTGGCGAATCATGGGGCGGTTGAGGTTTATGCCGCGGCTACGCACCCGGTACTATCCGGGCCGGCAGTCGAGCGAATTGAGAAGTCATCGATAAAAGAGCTCGTGCTGACAAATACGATACCGGTACCGGCGGAAAAAATGATTTCGAAATTCACGGTACTCTCAATTGCCCAGCTTCTTGCCAAAGCGATGAAAAATGTCTACGAGGACCGTTCGGTCAGCGATCTGTTCGATGGCCAAAATCAGTCATAGCGCAATTTGTTTTCTCATAAAATACTAGAGCACCGCGGCACTAGAGCATTAGAGCATTAGCGCCTTGAGTTATATGATAGAATACTTAAAGGAAACCATATAAATGTGGCGAACTAGCCAATAGGACTATTGTCGTGATAGCGGTGAGATAGCCCTATTGGCTACTTAGCTTATCGCTCTACGCGAAGAATATGAGGAGTGATCTTAATGGAGATAGCAGAGCTTAAAGCAGAAAAGCGCGAGATTGCCGGTAAAGAATCAAGCAAGAAGCTCAGAAGAGATGGAAGAGTACCGGCGATCGTCTACAGCGGTGGAAAGGCCACCGAGATCTCGGTAAACGCGCGGGAGTTTTCGGCACTTACGCATTCGGATGCCGGGAAGAACGTCATCGTTAAGCTAAAAATACCAGGCGTAAAGAAAGCGCCGAACGCGATTATCAAAGAAGTCCAGCGCAATCCGATTAAGAACGAGTACTTCCACGTGGATTTCCAGGAAATCGCGATGGACGAGCTGATTCAAGCCATGATCCCGGTTGTCCATGTTGGCGATGCGGCGGGCATTAAGCTTGGCGGTATCTTGGAACGTCATCTTGATCAGCTGGAAATCGAGGGTTTGCCAGGTGCTATGCCTGATCACTTAGATATCGATATTACTGATATGCAGATCGGCGATAGCATTCATGCTAAAGACGTCCAGCTACCGGGCGACATGGCTATGCTCACCGACCCGGATGCAGTTCTTCTAACGATTGCTGCTGCAGCTGCGGCAGAGGTTGAAACAACTGCCGTTGAAAGCATTGAGCCGGCAGTGGTTGCGGGCGGCGGCGAAGCTGCAGCCAGTGAAGAGGGCTAAGCACGAGCTTGAGAGGCGCGGGGCATGCCCCGCGCCTTTTTATTATGAGGGCATATGTATATAGTTGTCGGCTTAGGGAACCCAGGAATCGAATACGAAACCACGCGCCACAACGTCGGCTTTATGGTGATCGACCGGCTTGCCGATGTTGCGAACGTGAAACTCAACCAGAAAAACCGGCTTGCCCGCTGGGGTGAAGGCGTAGTAGCTGGTGAGCGCGTACTTCTTGCGCAGCCGCTTACCTTTATGAACAATAGCGGTGTGGCGGTGTGCCAGCTCCTTAATGACACTCAGACCACCGCGGAACATCTTATCGTTATCTACGACGACCTTGACCTTGAACCGGGCAGGATACGGGTGCGCACTGACGGCGGCTCCGGCGGACATAAAGGGATAAAGTCCATTATCGCCCAAGCCGGAACCGATGAGTTTATCCGGGTGCGTGTCGGCATCGGGCGCCCTCCCGGCAGAATGGACGCGGCAGACTACGTGCTTCGCCCATTTAGCGACCGCGATTGGGAAGAGATCGAGTTTGCGATTATACGGGCGACAGATGCTATCGAGTACATTATCGAAAACGGTGTCGAACGGGCGATGAACGAGTTCAACCGGAAAGAAGAGGTTGCCGAATAGATAAGTACATGTGTCTGGTATCGCGAACATGCGAGCTGCTATAGTGAAAGAAGTGAAAGTAATAAATAGGGAGGTCTGGGCAACTTTGCCGAGGCCTATTTGCTGTGCGCACCACCACTTCATTACGGTTGCGGCGCACGGAAAAGGATAGATAAGTTCGTGAGATTAGACAGTACCGTAAGCATTCTTCAAAAGAATAAACAATTTAGAGGCGTGATTGAAGATATTAGGGCCGGCGAGCAGACCGTGATGACGGTCGGCACAGCAGCCCGCCCATATGTGGTCGCAGTGCTTTACGCTGCTCTCAATCGCCCTATCTTTATTATTACCCCTAACGCCGAGCGGGCGCGTCGCACGGTGGCAAACGCACGAGCGTTTGGCACACCGGCGGAGCTGTTTCCCGACGTTGAGACCATGCCATATGATTCTTTAAGCCCGAGCGCTGCCGCCATCGGTCGCCGGTTCGCTGTTCTTGAGAGCATCGAGGCCGGCACTCCCGGCGTTTGGGTGGCGCCCGTTCAGGCGGCACTTCGAACGATTCCACCGGCATATGAAGGCGTACATCGCTCACGCAGTCTTCGTGCCGGCGATGAGATCGACTTCTATAAACTGGCCGACGTGCTGGTGGCGATGGGATACGTACGCGTTCCGCTCGTTGAGGACAACGGGCAGTTTAGTTTGCGCGGCGGCATCATCGATATCTTCCCATCCCACATGGATGAGCCGGTACGGGTCGAGCTTTTCGGCGATGAAATTGATTCAATTCGCCCGTTTAGTGCATCGACACAGCGCTCAAACGGCGGCCTAAAAGAAGTTAAGTTATACGGTTGCCGCCAGGTTGCGTTAACGGATATAACCGTCGCGCGAGCGTCAAAAACACTGCCCGAGGACGTGCCGGAGTGGCTTGCCGATGAAATCGGCAGAATCAAGGACAAACAGCATTTCGAGGGAATCGATAAGTATCTGCCGTTTTTCTACGAGGCGTCCGAAACCGTTACCGATTATATACCGCGCAAGGCGATTATAATTATTGACGAGCCGGAAGAAGCGTTTCAGCACGCCGGGCACTACCTTGAACAACAGCTCGCTTATATCGATCACTTAGTCGAGCACGGGGCGATGGTAAAACCGGTCCGCTCATATTTTGCCGATCCGTCCGACGTGCGCGCACGTGTTGCCGTTGAGCTTACGTCAATCGGTTCAGATTCAGACCGGTTTGTATGCAAGGCCGCTCCCATTCAACACACCTCCGGAGCGAAGCTTACCGAGCTGCTTGCCGGGTATCTTGGGCGAGGCATGACAACGGTGGTTTCCTGCGTCGATGACGGGCAATGCAATAAGCTTGCTCAATCACTTGCCAGGGAGAACGTCGATTTTTCCCGTGATTTCAAACCGGGCGCCAAACGGGTCAGCCTTCTCACCGGAAATCTGCAAAGCGGTTTTGAGAGTAGCGATCTTAATCTTGCCGTTATTGCGATAGCCGATATTTACAGACATGCCAGCGTGTCTACCAAAAGAAAACCCGCTGAAAAGGGTACGGCGATTAGCAGTATCGCCGAGCTTGCGATCGGCGATTACGTCGTGCACAGCGCGCACGGAATCGCTGTATACGCAGGCCTGCAGCGCCGTGAAGTCGCCGGAGTCATCCGCGACTATGCATTGTTAGAGTATGCGGGTTCCGACCGCCTCTTTGTACCGACCGATCAACTCGATCGTATTACGAAATACATCGGTGCAGCGGGTGAAACCCCGCCGGTATCGCGGCTCGGCAGCGCCGATTGGCTCAAAGCCAAAAAAAAAGCGAAAGCCTCGGTTAAAAAAGTCGCCTATGATTTACTCTCACTCTACGCCACCCGCGCTCAGGTAAAGGGAACAGCGTTCTCACCCGATACGCCGTGGCAACAGGAGCTTGAAGACTCGTTCATCTACGACGAGACGCCGGATCAGCTCATGGCGATCGAAGACGTTAAGAGCGATATGGAAACCGATCGCCCTATGGACCGTTTGATCTGCGGCGATGTCGGTTACGGAAAGACCGAAGTGGCGGTTCGTGCCGCCTTTAAAGCCATCGCCGACGGCAAACAGGTGATGGTGCTCGTACCGACGACAATTCTGGCACAGCAACATTACAGCACGTTCAGCGAGCGGCTCTCGGCGTTTCCGGTTTCGGTAGAAATGGTAAGCCGGTTCAAAACGGCCGCGCAACAAAAAGATATCATTACGCGATTTAATGAGGGTAAGGTCGATGTCTTAATCGGCACGCACCGTTTGCTTTCAAGCGATGTCAAGCCGTTGGACCTGGGACTCATCATTATCGATGAGGAGCAGCGCTTCGGTGTTAACGACAAGGAAAAACTCCGGGCATACAAGCAAAGCGTCGACGTCCTGGCGCTATCGGCCACGCCGATTCCCCGCACGCTGCAAATGTCGCTTGCGGGCGTGCGCGATATGTCGACAATTGAGACGCCGCCGGAAGGGCGAACGCCGATCGTTACCCACGTCGGGCAGTATGACGAGGACATGCTTATTGCAGCTATTCGGCGCGAGCTCGGTAGAGGCGGCCAAGTCTATTATGTACATAATCGCGTTGAAAGCATCGACCGCGTCGCTAGGCGGGTAAACGAGCTTATTCCGGATGCGCGCGTCGGTGTGGCGCACGGCCAGATGAGCGAGCACCAGCTTGAGAAGGTAATGATGACATTCCTCAAGCGGGAATACGACGTGCTGGTGTGTACGACCATCATTGAATCGGGGATCGATATCCCATCGGTTAATACGCTTATTGTCGATCACGCCGAGATACTCGGGCTTGCACAGCTTTACCAGCTCAGGGGCAGAGTCGGTAGGACAAAAGAGCGCGCGTACGCGTACTTCTTCTATTCGCCGCAGCGGGTGCTGACCATGCAGGCGTTTGAGCGCCTTAAGACAATCAGCGACTTTACCGCGCTCGGTTCGGGCATCAAGATAGCCCTTCGCGATCTAGAGATACGAGGCGCGGGTAGTCTGCTTGGCGCCGAGCAGCACGGCCACATGTCTTCGGTCGGGTTCGAGCTCTACTGCCAAATGCTGAAAGAGGCAATCGATGAGTTCGAAGGCAAACCGGTGGTCGACCCGACCGAGATCAAAATCGATATCCCGGTGAGCGCATATGTTCCGGATGCGTATATTACTGAGGAGAGCCTGCGCATTGAAGCATATAAAAAGGTGATACTCGCTAACGACATGTCGGATATTGAACAAATCGGTATCGAGCTGTCCGACCGATACGGCGCACGCCCCGAACCGACTGAGAGGTTGCTGGATATCGCTAAACTCCGCGTACTATGCAAACAATCTGGAATTAGTGAAATAACGTATCAAAACAAAAAACTTCGTATAGCGCCGATCGCATTTGCCCGAAGACAAGAAGTGACACTGAAAAGTAAGTACCACACGGTATCGATTAACACCCAACGGCAGTATCTTTCAGCAACTTTGCAAGAACCCGCCCACATAATACCTTTTCTTTTCAGGTTATTTGATGATATAATGAGGGCGCTCACTACGGAGGTAATGGTAAGCCAGAAAGCGAGGTAATTAAATGAAGTTTTACAAGTACGGAATATTAGCAGTTGCCATGAGTGCGGTAATTGCTGTATCCGTCGTGGGCTGTTCCGGATCAAAAGTTGATGTGGCAGCAACCGTTAACGGCAAGGATATTAAGATTGCTGAAGTTGATAACCGGCTCGCACAGATGACCGGTCAGCCAGTATCTGCACTTACGGGTCAGCAAGGTGACCAGCTCAAAGCACAGTATAGGGATAAGGTGCTCGATCAGATGATCGATATGGAGGTTCTACTCTCTGAGGCCGATAAGCGTGGTTTACAGGCAACCAGCAAAGACATCGATAAAAAGGTCAAAGAGATATTAAAGACCTACAACTTCAAAGATCAAAAAG encodes the following:
- a CDS encoding Rid family detoxifying hydrolase; amino-acid sequence: MGRVTVYSEGAPQPVGPYSQGIKAGGLVFVSGQIPLDLETGELINGDMKEQITRTLQSVESVLKAGDSSLDMAVKITVYLINIDDFSAVNEVFSDYFSEQPPAREVVKVSALPKGAQVEISAIGLAR
- a CDS encoding copper amine oxidase N-terminal domain-containing protein; amino-acid sequence: MKRALRVVLVVLAAFLLSSGTAWASSEISIKVNGVGLSTEIPPLIVSNRTMVPMRSISEALGADVVWDQKNQTVILEKSDTIIRLPIGSSVATKNDHPVRLDVPAMVIEGRTLVPARFISEAFGADVTWDNPTRAVLIAAQETRAGKSALDIFNTATASNDALSSYKFNGSIKMAMFAAPSAVATINIETAVYGAFKTPQEVYSKTSIVSSNFDIDLGDSETFTNGTNYYEKVGDRWEKLESSGPNQLLDGGAFDNPTTILSMPGSIKKVAAFGNDALVAGKPHYTIYLKLDPDDYKAELRNTISKLGPDDLSADEKALAERNYDELLKGLRFDAVYKVFIDKATLVADYVEMRSITKMSVEGQGLTTTSSSGSFTIFAINQPVEMPVVK
- the glmU gene encoding bifunctional UDP-N-acetylglucosamine diphosphorylase/glucosamine-1-phosphate N-acetyltransferase GlmU; the encoded protein is MGLAVIVLAAGEGTRMKSSRPKVLHAICGEPMIHFVLKSAAELSPERTIVIVGHMADTVRAELTGVEFALQEEQLGTGHAVTQVEQMLEGFAGAVLVLSGDTPLVTATTLQNLFAVHEKQGAAASILTAKIDNPTGYGRIIRAGDGTVSAIVEEKDASNAERAICEVNSGTYCFNKTKLFDALKRIDSNNAQGELYLTDVIKVFSNAGETIMASIAPDENEIMGVNTRVQLAEADAVMRGRINEQHMLAGVTIVDPTTTYISDEAVIGKDTIIYPMTFISGVTTIGEACIIGPMSRIEDCTIGNRVVAENAIVRRSTVEDDAALGPFCHVRPATLVKKGAKVGGFVEVKKSEIGENSKVPHLSYIGDAHIGTSVNIGAGTITCNYDGANKYQTIIEDEAFIGSDTMLVAPIKIGKGAFTGAGSVITKDVPEDSLSVERSEQYIINHWARKRRKKNDVQFD
- a CDS encoding nucleotidyltransferase family protein — protein: MVDAVVLAGGNAKELAPVPAKGLVPINGRPMVNYVIDALRRCSDIGRICVVVPVEYSLNGAGEGVDLMVESGSLPDVTRAGIDHLGATDKVLILSSDIPLITPEAITDFLARCSERKASLYYPIVKYGESEKRFPDVKRTYARVREGRFTGGNIVLVDPSFITNNMSLIDRIYELRKQPVKIAGVLGYGFLLRFILGRLSIQQIEERIGQITSTTCAGIITPYVEIGVDVDKESDLALATKALGGSVNG
- the pth gene encoding aminoacyl-tRNA hydrolase, with translation MYIVVGLGNPGIEYETTRHNVGFMVIDRLADVANVKLNQKNRLARWGEGVVAGERVLLAQPLTFMNNSGVAVCQLLNDTQTTAEHLIVIYDDLDLEPGRIRVRTDGGSGGHKGIKSIIAQAGTDEFIRVRVGIGRPPGRMDAADYVLRPFSDRDWEEIEFAIIRATDAIEYIIENGVERAMNEFNRKEEVAE
- a CDS encoding 50S ribosomal protein L25, with product MEIAELKAEKREIAGKESSKKLRRDGRVPAIVYSGGKATEISVNAREFSALTHSDAGKNVIVKLKIPGVKKAPNAIIKEVQRNPIKNEYFHVDFQEIAMDELIQAMIPVVHVGDAAGIKLGGILERHLDQLEIEGLPGAMPDHLDIDITDMQIGDSIHAKDVQLPGDMAMLTDPDAVLLTIAAAAAAEVETTAVESIEPAVVAGGGEAAASEEG
- a CDS encoding hydroxyacid dehydrogenase — its product is MPAKAAFFEVEPFEELYIRDRMDKQMQLAFFTEPLTIDNVRLAEGFEIISPFIYSNIDGTVIEHLPELRLIATRSTGFDHIDLDTCRERNIVVANVPSYGENTVAEHTMALILALSRKILPSVERTRRGNFDLEGLRGFDLKGKTLGVVGGGHIGQHVIRIAHGFNMNIVVFDVRPDELLARNLHFRYVPLEELLKVSDVITLHAPYNPHTHHMINKRNIHMIKRGAILVNTSRGGLVETAGIVEALNEGILQGVGLDVLEEEGLIKEERQLLSHEYTRERLRIALETHLLLFRDDVIITPHNAFNSAEAVQRILDTTMSNIIAFLEERPQNVVEYRRAA
- the ispE gene encoding 4-(cytidine 5'-diphospho)-2-C-methyl-D-erythritol kinase translates to MAGTTMLTIYAYAKINLYLDVISRYPDGYHQIESVMQSVSLHDLVEVAPIDTDTITVTCSHEELSGPHNLAYKAAQALRSTYNAQNGAKISITKRIPMAAGLAGGSADAAATLVGLNELWGLKLELAELQHLGIQLGADIPFCLAGGTMLAEGKGEVLSKLQSMPNVPIVIVTPPIHVSTADIYRAVDTQAPEPLRTKNDIVIALESGDIDKIAESSRNLLETVAVKRYPAISRIKQLLVDAGAKGALMSGSGPSIIALCADNTAARRVAVAAKKFDPAAFVEIVEPVTRGVCIEHSA
- a CDS encoding ribose-phosphate pyrophosphokinase, whose product is MSSEQSKRLMVFSGRSNPDLGAEIASHLGVQPGKVDISTFSNGEIYCRYLESVRGAEAFIVQTLAEPINDSLVELLIMVDALKRASAYKVYAVIPHYGYARQDRKSAAREPITAKLIADLLMTAGINRLVTVDLHAGQIQGFFNVPVDHLMGLPLLVKYFEDKKLENVTIVSPDVGRVKTAKRFADKLGAELAIMHKTRPQHNVAEITHIIGEVNGRTCIMIDDMVDTAGTLASGAQALANHGAVEVYAAATHPVLSGPAVERIEKSSIKELVLTNTIPVPAEKMISKFTVLSIAQLLAKAMKNVYEDRSVSDLFDGQNQS
- the spoVG gene encoding septation regulator SpoVG, which produces MEITKVSIRKVEMNKVKAIASITIDDEFVVHDLRVVEGEKGLFVAMPSRKLPNGDFRDIAHPINSETRERIQAAVIAEYKEQLGTA